Proteins encoded within one genomic window of Aquarana catesbeiana isolate 2022-GZ linkage group LG03, ASM4218655v1, whole genome shotgun sequence:
- the LOC141134162 gene encoding olfactory receptor 11A1-like — MSEQNGTEITEFLLLGFQDLEILVGTLIVPNMLKIIWLKGAFISIPGCIAQSYLYCASGSTECYLLAAMAYDRYLAICKPLLYNKIMSQKLQYSLVIFCWMLGFTSTLITMSLLTQLKFCGPNIIDHYFCDLSPFVDLACSDTSVLEMEIFILSFPIMVIPFILILVSYSCVVIAILRMSSITVRKKAFSTCSSHLSVVIMYYGSLIIIYLVPSSQTLNKMISVVYTVVTPLFNPFIYSIRNQDIRAVIHALITQQPIHNKN; from the exons ATGAGTGAACAGAATGGGACAGAAATAACAGAATTTCTCCTTTTGGGTTTTCAAGACTTGG AAATATTGGTGGGAACTCTTATTGTACCCAATATGCTAAAGATCATATGGCTGAAAGGAGCCTTCATATCCATTCCTGGTTGTATTGCTCAGAGTTATCTCTACTGTGCATCAGGTAGTACAGAGTGCTATCTTCTTGCAGCGATGGCCTATGACCGGTACTTGGCCATATGTAAGCCTTTGCTCTATAACAAAATTATGAGCCAGAAACTTCAGTATTCCCTGGTAATCTTTTGCTGGATGCTTGGCTTTACTTCAACATTGATAACAATGAGTCTTCTAACTCAGCTTAAGTTCTGTGGACCCAACATCATTGACCATTACTTCTGTGACCTTTCTCCCTTTGTTGACCTTGCTTGCTCAGACACTTCAGTTCTTGAGATGGAAATATTCATCCTCTCATTCCCTATCATGGTCATACCATTTATTTTGATTTTAGTGAGCTACAGTTGTGTCGTCATAGCCATTCTACGTATGTCCTCTATTACTGTTAGGAAGAAAGCTTTCTCAACCTGTAGCTCTCACCTCTCCGTAGTAATCATGTATTATGGGTCCTTAATAATAATTTATCTGGTTCCAAGCTCACAAACCCTTAACAAGATGATATCAGTAGTTTACACAGTGGTGACCCCCTTGTTTAATCCCTTTATATATAGCATAAGAAATCAGGATATTCGAGCAGTCATACATGCATTAATTACTCAGCAACCAATACATAacaagaattaa